The DNA region AGTTGCGACCATGGAAGGTTCAGAGGGCTGTGAAAAAATAATTGGAAAATTTCAGTGGTGGAGACGTTACTAAATCTTATAATTCCAGTGCAGAGCTATGGACTCTGGGGAAGGAAATGGATGTCCACATGAGTGCTGGTTACTTTTCCTTCTACGTTTTTCTTTGGGATGAATAATTATGTCTTTTCCATGGCTATCAGTTCAAAATACAGCTAGTTAGTTTGcgattttttaccatttttttcaacaagtTTGTCAGAATCCCAGTCAGGAACTACTCTTTGATTTTATTAGGGGCTTGATTCTGTTGGTTCATATGTTAGGTATTCAATTCTCACTGCCTTCTCTTTTTGATTGAAAGTTTTTAACAGTAATATGACAGCTCCCTGTGGTATCTCAACGGGATTATGTTTTACATAGCAAAGTGGTTTTAATTTATAGGGTTTGAGGGATGCCTTAGTGGTTCCAGTACCTCTTGTGTTGCCTGGGCAGTGGGCACTGGGGTCATACCTCACCGATTCCCCTTACCCTATTCACACAAAAGAAAAGGATTTAGTTTATGGCTGgccaaaaaaaagggtaaattacacTACCCTCCTTAGAGGGTTATCAAAATGACACCCCCAAACATTTCAAGAAATGACACTCCCCCCTTCCTCCCATGAGGTATTGAGGTTTGCATAAATGCAACAGTTAAGTCCATGCTCTCTCAAAATGTGATTACACTAATGGCATATTCCTTGAAAAAAAAGATACGTACTAAAACTATGGGAGAAATGACACTCCTCACCTAAGGTGATTTGGAAAAATATCCTTCATTTTCTTATGTGGGTCATATGGAGGGAAAGGAATTCACGTACCTTTGAAGGGATTGGAAGATCGATTCATGAGTTGAAGCTTCTATCTTTCAGACTTTGTGTGATTGGGAAAATGTTTCGGGTGTTTTTACTTTCATTTCTTTACCTGACATGATGATTTTTGTACTTTCATTATTACTTAGTTTTTTCTTTGCACACTGCCTGTGTGCTTTATTTCCTTTGTATTTTCTTACATCTTTTTTCAATCAAgtttattacttttaaaaaaaagatatatataaattaataggAATCTTCCTCCTTTATGTTTGATGTGGGCTATATGGAGAATATTGAGGGAGAGAAATTGGTGTACTTTTAAAGATCTGGAGTCCATGTCAACTTAATGCAAGCATACTTTATTAGTCCTCTTTATGAATGGTCTTTTGTATCGGGTCTCACAGATAGTAACCCTATTTATTTCTTCACAGACTCGATCCATAGGTGgatatttttccctttgtaaTATTTTAAGCTACTTCGTGTCTATTTTCACAAGGTAGTCTTGtctctataaaattatttttacctatATAAAAAAGTGGAAGATTTGTTTGTGAGAACTTAGCTGTTGTATTTGTATAACCTCAAGGGGGAAAGTGTcatttcatgaatttttttttgggaatgggGGTGTCATTTCGTAAAACTTCAAGGGTACTTGGTGTTATTCACCTAAAAGAAGAGGTTTTAGTTTACCTTTTCCCTGTGactatcttcatatattttgcTGGAGGTTATTTTTGGGTGAATGAAGCAACAAGTGGAGGCTTTTTCTTTGGTGGCTTGTTCTATAACATTATTTCTGTAGAAGTATTTCAAAGTTGCATAAGAAAAATTCAATGGCTCAAACACTGTTAAGCTAAGCCCCCTTTTGTCCTTACTATTAATTGCTGTCTTATAAGAATGCAGGATTATAGTCATTAGCTTTCAAGCTTGCTTGATTATGTTTATATCAAGTTAGGTATGTAATTTGGTCAGTATTTAGCTTCAATGGTAATGTTATCTTGTTTTCAGAATGCCTACTTTTACAAAAGCCGTACGGTCTTGAACAAAGCACGAGAGCTTGCTGCTATCAAAGATATTACGGCTCTGGGGGAACTTTCGCATTCAGAGGTTTGTTCAATTAGTGTTTTTCCTATGTCAAGAACATCACCTGAAGTCAATTTTTCCTTGCACTTTGATCTCTTACTTTGATATATTCTTGTTTAGGTTGAAAACTTTATGTCCCTCTGGAGCAGTGACAAGGCTCTTAGGGATGACTATGAGAAAAGAATTTTGCCATCATTAGATAGTCGACAATTGAGTAGGGATGGACGGATGAGGAACCCAGATGAGAAGCCATTGGTAGTAGTGGAAGAACCTACATTATCAGAAACAGAGAAAGTGGCAAAACCCAGTGTGAAACAAGTAAAGGAAGATTCAAAACCTCCTGTACAGGGCACTTTGCCTGCCCAAAAGGCTCAGAAGGAAGCTAAAACTAAAGCAGAAGATTTGAAATCCACCTTGGAGCATATTGAAGTAGAAGACAAGGAGATCTTTGGGTTAGAAAAGCCACAAAAGGACTCTCCTGCCAAGGACAATGAAGTTGATGAAGCAAAGCTGAAGGAGATGAAAAGAGAAGAGGAAATTGCAAAAGCTAAAGAGGCCAtggaaaggaagaggaagaagcagGAGAAAGCTGCAGCCAAAGCAGCTATAAGAGTTCAAAAGGAAGCTGAAAAGAAGCTAAAGGAAATTATTAATTTCTATAATTTCATCATTACTGTTTGCTATTTTCTGTTTAGTGTAGAGCTTAAAAGTGacattttttccatttaatcTATCTCAGGAGCGtgaaaagaaagcaaagaagaAGGCTTCTGCATCTGCACCAGGTTCCGATCCTGAAGAACCAGCAGAAGCAGGGTCAGAGGATGCAGAACCAGAGAAGATTGATGAAAATGTTGAAGCTTCAGTTCCAGCAAAGGAGGTTCAAATGGAGAAGGTCAATAAGGTGAAGGGTATCAGAAACAGGAATAGATCAAAAGGCTCAGATTCAGTTCCAAAAGTTCTTCTGAAACGGAAAAAGTCGACTAACTACTGGTTATGGGCTGCTCCTGCTGCTGTGTTGGTTCTGCTGTTACTAGTGCTTGGATACACCTATCTTCTCTAAAAAGTGAGTTAGAACTAAATAGAAAGAGTTATGAACCAGTTTTCCTGCTTCAGGGTGTGAGTGGCTAGGTTTGTAGTACTTAAAATTAAGTTATTTCTGTTCGTTACATCCCCTAAAAGGATGGACTCAAAATCATAATGTTGTTGGTAGCTCAGTCAGAGGGAAAAGCTACATATATTTAGTTTGGACTGGATATActtgcaaattttgaattttttttttttgaatttcataaatgtTATCTGAATCCATAAACTTGCTGATCAATTTTGTTGAGACAGGTGAAAATTTGATTAGATGATGAATTATGGATTAGATGCAGTGAAATCATAATAAGTACAGTATTATTTGGATGGTCTATTTGGGTTTTATAACGGGGGTAATCTTGATACAAGAGTGCATATGCCTTTACCCaagtttttagtgtttttgcTTGTCATACACTCATGGGATAAGGGATTGGGATTTGCATGTCTGTTTGCtttaaaaattgggttttggaCATGGGATTGGGATTTGAACCTCATCATTTTTTGTTAGAAGCAGGCTTGTACGTTTTTACTTGACAACTAATGAGTTTGTGAGGGTCAGACATCTACACTTGCACTTAACAGCTTACGAGTATCTGGTGTCCGGACTTGGGACCCATTTCTTTATCAGTTGAATTGGTTAGGTTGGGCATTCATAGGTGATCCCAGCATTTTGGAACTATTATTTGACAAACTTGTTTATTGGACGGCATTTCTTTGGAAAAATCTAATGCCTTGTTCTATTTTATCCAACATCAAGAAACTGATGATTTGTTTGTAAAATGGTCAACTCCTCACCATAGTGGGTGGGGGTCAACTGTCAAGTGGTATTGGGTGTACTTCTAATTGGTTTGGGGCTCTGAGGTCTTAAATTTGAATCTCACAATGGAAAGTGCAAAGGAAAAATTTCATGCCCTTGGCTCAATGCCCACTAGTATTGTCATGCCTACTTAGTATTCCAGTAGTGTCAACTTAGTATTCCAGTAGCGTCTTATCCATTGAATCATAGGCCATGACAATACTAGTGGGCATTGAGCCAAGGGCATGAAAATTTTCCCATGCACACTTTCCATTGAGCCAATGCCCATTTGATAGTTACCTTGATACATGGAATAGAACTatcttgttatttattttttgatagttaCCTTCTTTTTCCTTGTGGTTTTCTTGTCAGGCATTTACTTCCCTCCATATACTCTTTTCTTTGAATTCTCATTTGAGTTTTGTGTGTTTACAAGTCGCGAGCTTTAAGAttgaacagtttttttttttcttgaattctttCATAACAGGTGTTGTTGGCAATTATAATATCAACAGATTCTATTAAATTAGCAGAAATATCTCATAAAGTAAATCACAAAGGAAGGATAATATCACAATGTAAAACACATtgtagttttatatttttcaaagaatacCATAAGAGTAGTTTATgtaatgtatttatatatatatatatatatatatatatatatatatatatatatatatatatatatatatatatattctttaggGGTTTTGAAATATTATTCGTGTGATTGATTTATGCCCAACAAATCATATCGGTAAAAATGAAGAAGGGTAAATTACATCTCTCATTGAGGTTTGGAAGAATGATACTTTATCCCAAAttttaagggtgtgtttggttagAAGTGGAATAGGGAGGATAGAaaacaaaggagagaaaatgagtTTGTGTGTTGTTTGGTAAGAAGAGAAAAGATGAAATTTTGTTGTTATGGCCCAGACATATTCTCTCCTACCCTACCAAAAATTAATCTCTTCAAATTGGAGAAAAAACAAGAGTGAAAACTCTTTTTTGCACAATGACAAATTCTCAAGAACCTTACCTACCCCCATCCATTCCCCACACAGTCTAGTGTCTACGCCTTTATGTCTTCCTTGTTTTGTTTGTATCTCTTCTTCACCTCTTCTGTCAACGGTAAttcatcttcttctcttttttctttgtttttgataCTATCTCTATTTTCCTGATTTTTTTGTTGCccagttttagtttttttttttggttgtttccACTTAGTAACATGTCCAGATTTATATATGAAACTCAAGTGGGAGAGCCGTGTTATGGGTGACCTTATTGCACGGTTCAGAGAGCACTTGTGTATGTGATGCAAATTCAACGTGTACGAAAAAGCTGCTGTAAAGTTTCGTTATTCGTTTCATTGTCGACCATATCAATGTTTTTACGATGGCCCAAGAACACGCTCATTCTTCAGCTATAGAGAGATTTTTCCATCACGCTCATTCTTTAGTTGTAGAGAGACTTTTGAATTGCGAGCTTAATATATACGAGTGTTATTCCATGAAATATATGCGAGCTTAATTTATACAGAAAATCAATACACAAGTACTTGTGTATTGATTAGGTTTAGGACTAGCCATTGTTACCTCCACTTATGAATTGGAGAGTTTGGGCCCACATGTGAGAAGGGGTTGAATTATGTGAAAATTATTAAactcaccattttttttaacaatttaagtt from Castanea sativa cultivar Marrone di Chiusa Pesio chromosome 6, ASM4071231v1 includes:
- the LOC142638008 gene encoding proton pump-interactor 1; protein product: MAVEVVGFEMIQAPVEIVAEEDTVATVLHGKENGILDQGPGLEEPIKFGSHGDEPVKVEGNDVSDANFPKDAVDEWPAPKQIHSFYFVRYRPFDDPKIKAKIDQADIEIQRKNQARFQITEALKAKRSDRAELISQVRALKDDNRQFKSILDEKRKEMEPLQHALGKLRNANSAGRGSGLCSSEEELNNLIHSLQYCIQHESIPLSEEKKILKEIKQLEGTREKVIANAAMRTKIQDSLGQREAIQDQVKLIGGDLDGVRKEKQVIQAKIKQLDDALRAIDDEINSLSEELKAVTQKRDKAYESIQQLRRQRDEGNAYFYKSRTVLNKARELAAIKDITALGELSHSEVENFMSLWSSDKALRDDYEKRILPSLDSRQLSRDGRMRNPDEKPLVVVEEPTLSETEKVAKPSVKQVKEDSKPPVQGTLPAQKAQKEAKTKAEDLKSTLEHIEVEDKEIFGLEKPQKDSPAKDNEVDEAKLKEMKREEEIAKAKEAMERKRKKQEKAAAKAAIRVQKEAEKKLKEREKKAKKKASASAPGSDPEEPAEAGSEDAEPEKIDENVEASVPAKEVQMEKVNKVKGIRNRNRSKGSDSVPKVLLKRKKSTNYWLWAAPAAVLVLLLLVLGYTYLL